A window of the Tessaracoccus sp. MC1865 genome harbors these coding sequences:
- a CDS encoding ABC transporter ATP-binding protein, translated as MSTEPQHPDDPNVAWRGVKQEIDEERDSSAGLRAPSRRLLATLVRPWRTWLLLLVGVVVVEAAARLVVPVLVRDVLDDGLTDDSVLLPTLGLMAVAIVVQVAARVTFLRSSGRIGNAILLDLRRRLYKKFQRLSIRFHDRYTSGRAVSRMTSDVEAVQELVLQGLDVVIIAALTILGSSVIMLSLDWRLALVAFLSYPPLLLLMRWFAGASTRAFRAVRTQSAIVIVQFIETMTGIKAVQAFRREPRAGEIFEDVALTYRDSNVRAMRIFARAMPGIQFIGNLGIVLVVLAGGYLAVGGSVSIGTMAAFVLYLRMFFDPMQDLSQFISTLQSALTALEKISSVMDEDDDVADPEHPVALPDVRGAVSLHGVDFSYVEDAPVLPGLDLDIPAGQTVALVGTTGAGKTTIAKLIARFYDPQEGAVRLDGVDVRDLDDATLRRHVTLLTQENFIFAGTIADNIAFGRPGTTRDEVVAAARAVGAHTFIEAMPNGFATDTGKRGSRLSAGQRQLVAFARVVLADPRVLILDEATSSLDIPTERLVQAALSTILADRTAIIIAHRLSTVEIADRVLVLSHGRIVEDGTPVELIAGGGRYADLHAAWLASLA; from the coding sequence GTGAGCACTGAGCCGCAGCACCCCGATGACCCGAACGTCGCGTGGCGCGGGGTCAAGCAGGAGATCGACGAGGAACGTGACTCGTCCGCCGGCCTGCGCGCCCCGTCGCGTCGGCTGCTCGCCACCCTCGTGCGCCCATGGCGCACCTGGCTGCTGCTCCTCGTCGGCGTCGTGGTCGTCGAGGCGGCCGCCCGTCTGGTCGTGCCGGTGCTCGTGCGCGACGTGCTCGACGACGGGCTCACCGACGACAGCGTCCTGCTCCCCACCCTGGGCCTGATGGCGGTCGCCATAGTCGTCCAGGTGGCAGCGCGCGTCACCTTCCTGCGCAGCTCCGGCCGGATCGGCAACGCCATCCTGCTGGACCTGCGCCGCCGCCTCTACAAGAAGTTCCAGCGGCTCAGCATCCGCTTCCATGACCGCTACACCTCCGGACGCGCCGTGTCGCGCATGACCAGCGACGTCGAGGCCGTGCAGGAACTCGTGCTGCAGGGCCTCGACGTGGTGATCATCGCCGCGCTGACCATCCTCGGTTCCAGCGTCATCATGCTGAGCCTCGACTGGCGCCTGGCCCTCGTCGCCTTCCTCAGCTACCCGCCGCTCCTACTCCTCATGCGGTGGTTCGCCGGCGCCTCCACCCGCGCGTTCCGCGCCGTACGCACGCAGTCGGCCATCGTCATCGTGCAGTTCATCGAGACCATGACCGGCATCAAGGCCGTCCAGGCGTTCCGCCGCGAGCCCCGCGCCGGCGAGATCTTCGAGGACGTCGCGCTGACCTACCGCGACTCCAACGTGCGCGCCATGCGTATCTTCGCCCGCGCCATGCCTGGGATCCAGTTCATCGGCAACCTCGGCATCGTGCTCGTGGTGCTCGCCGGCGGCTACCTCGCGGTCGGGGGAAGCGTCTCCATCGGCACCATGGCCGCCTTCGTGCTGTACCTGCGCATGTTCTTCGACCCCATGCAGGACCTCAGCCAGTTCATCTCCACCCTGCAGTCGGCGCTCACCGCGCTGGAGAAGATCTCCAGCGTGATGGACGAGGATGACGACGTGGCAGACCCCGAGCACCCGGTCGCGCTGCCGGACGTCAGGGGAGCGGTGAGCCTCCACGGCGTGGACTTCTCCTACGTGGAGGACGCCCCGGTGCTGCCGGGCCTCGACCTGGACATCCCGGCCGGGCAGACCGTCGCCCTCGTGGGCACCACCGGCGCGGGCAAGACCACCATCGCCAAGCTCATCGCCAGGTTCTACGACCCGCAGGAGGGGGCCGTGCGGCTCGACGGCGTCGACGTGCGTGACCTCGACGACGCCACCCTGCGCCGGCACGTCACGCTGCTGACCCAGGAGAACTTCATCTTCGCCGGCACCATCGCCGACAACATCGCCTTCGGCCGCCCCGGAACCACGCGCGACGAGGTGGTCGCGGCGGCCCGCGCAGTCGGTGCCCACACGTTCATCGAGGCCATGCCGAACGGGTTCGCCACCGACACCGGCAAGCGCGGCTCGCGGTTGTCCGCCGGCCAGCGCCAGCTCGTCGCCTTCGCCCGCGTCGTCCTGGCAGACCCGCGGGTGCTGATCCTCGACGAGGCCACCAGCTCGCTGGACATCCCCACCGAACGCCTCGTCCAGGCGGCGCTGTCCACGATCCTGGCCGACCGGACCGCCATCATCATCGCCCACCGGCTGTCGACGGTGGAGATCGCCGACAGGGTGCTGGTGCTCAGCCACGGCCGCATCGTCGAGGACGGCACGCCGGTGGAACTGATCGCCGGCGGGGGCCGCTACGCCGACCTCCACGCCGCCTGGTTGGCGTCGCTGGCCTAG
- a CDS encoding ABC transporter ATP-binding protein → MLPAESPRRYALAAAHPKRADVLRFLPYIRPFAPQFITSFALAPLQVLASVAIPLLLGAVVDGPIRRGDVVGVLWYSLALLGVGAFEALMSFVRRWIMSRATSHIEANIRLDLFDQLQRLPLGFHKAWESGQLLSRIMSDLGLLRRFMSFGLVMLAMSSLHIVVVVGIMVVTLWQVGVAVLISVIPVVIAVFALMGRFGRISRRVQDQTGDVASAAEESLHGVRVIRSFGRTHHSFEAFDKRAAALAESGVQRMNLASVLWTLLEIFPSVLLLIVLFGVSYGVSEGGLSLGAAVTFVTLLLSLAWPVGSLGFLLSFAREAATAANRVAEVFDAPVTIVSGDKTIAEPRGHLQLRGVTFQFPDAEEPTLRDLDLDIAPGETVALVGGTGSGKSTLVSLIPRLVDVTGGQILLDGVDLRDLDLRQLRSLIGTAFEDPILFSMSARENLTLGRPDATEEEITEAVRVARAEFVQDLPWGLDTRLGEQGLSLSGGQRQRLALARAILVQPRVLVLDDTLSALDIHTEAEVEEALRSTLVGVTGVVVAHRASTVLLADRVAMLVEGRIAHTGTHSELLATVPEYRELLSADYAISMEGDNGEH, encoded by the coding sequence GTGCTTCCTGCTGAGTCCCCCCGCCGATATGCGCTGGCAGCGGCACACCCGAAGCGCGCAGACGTGTTGCGCTTCCTCCCGTACATCCGCCCGTTCGCGCCGCAGTTCATCACATCCTTCGCGCTGGCCCCGCTCCAGGTGCTGGCCAGCGTCGCCATCCCGTTGCTGCTCGGCGCCGTCGTCGACGGGCCCATCCGCCGCGGCGACGTCGTCGGGGTGCTCTGGTACTCGTTGGCGCTGCTGGGAGTGGGGGCCTTCGAGGCGCTCATGAGCTTCGTGCGCCGGTGGATCATGTCGCGCGCCACCTCGCACATCGAGGCCAACATCCGCCTCGACCTCTTCGACCAGTTGCAGCGCCTCCCACTGGGCTTCCACAAGGCGTGGGAATCCGGCCAACTGCTCAGCCGCATCATGAGCGACCTCGGCCTGCTGCGCCGCTTCATGTCGTTCGGCCTGGTGATGCTGGCGATGAGCTCGCTGCACATCGTCGTGGTGGTCGGGATCATGGTGGTCACGCTCTGGCAGGTGGGTGTGGCGGTGCTGATCTCGGTCATCCCCGTCGTCATCGCCGTGTTCGCGCTCATGGGCCGCTTCGGCCGCATCTCGCGGCGGGTGCAGGACCAGACGGGCGACGTGGCCTCGGCAGCCGAGGAGTCGCTTCACGGGGTGCGCGTCATCCGTTCGTTCGGCCGCACCCATCATTCGTTCGAGGCCTTCGACAAGCGCGCCGCCGCGCTCGCCGAGAGCGGGGTGCAGCGCATGAACCTGGCCTCCGTGCTCTGGACGCTGCTGGAGATCTTCCCCTCGGTCCTGTTGTTGATCGTCCTGTTCGGCGTGAGCTACGGGGTGTCCGAGGGCGGGCTCAGCCTCGGCGCGGCCGTCACGTTCGTGACGCTGCTGCTGTCCCTGGCGTGGCCGGTGGGCAGCCTCGGCTTCCTGCTCTCGTTCGCCCGTGAGGCGGCGACGGCGGCCAACCGCGTCGCGGAGGTGTTCGACGCGCCGGTCACGATCGTCAGCGGCGACAAGACGATCGCGGAGCCGCGCGGGCACCTGCAGTTGCGCGGAGTCACCTTCCAGTTCCCCGACGCCGAGGAACCCACCCTGCGTGACCTGGACCTGGACATCGCGCCGGGGGAGACCGTGGCGCTGGTGGGCGGCACCGGCTCCGGCAAGTCCACCCTCGTCTCGCTGATCCCGCGCCTCGTCGACGTCACCGGCGGCCAGATCCTGCTCGACGGCGTGGACCTGCGCGACCTGGACCTGCGGCAGTTGCGCAGCCTCATCGGCACCGCCTTCGAGGACCCCATCCTGTTCTCCATGTCTGCCCGCGAGAACCTCACGCTCGGCCGTCCCGACGCCACTGAGGAGGAGATCACCGAAGCAGTGCGCGTGGCCCGCGCGGAGTTCGTCCAGGACCTTCCCTGGGGCCTCGACACGCGTCTGGGCGAGCAGGGGCTCAGCCTCTCCGGGGGCCAGCGACAACGGCTGGCGCTGGCCCGTGCCATCCTCGTCCAGCCCCGCGTGCTCGTGCTCGACGACACCCTCAGCGCCCTCGATATCCACACCGAGGCAGAGGTGGAGGAGGCCCTCAGGTCCACCCTGGTCGGGGTCACCGGTGTCGTCGTGGCGCACCGCGCGTCCACCGTCCTCCTGGCGGACCGGGTGGCGATGCTGGTCGAGGGGCGCATCGCCCACACCGGCACGCACAGCGAACTGCTGGCCACCGTGCCGGAGTACCGCGAACTGCTCTCGGCCGATTACGCCATCTCGATGGAAGGCGACAACGGTGAGCACTGA
- a CDS encoding anaerobic sulfatase maturase → MIPIPFSVVSKPTGAACNLDCTYCFFLSKDLLYDEDKRQWMSPEQLDTFIREFLGGQPDGEVTLAWQGGEPTLRGLDFYRTAVDLTRRYQRPGQRVQQSIQTNGTLLDDEWCSFLAEENFLVGLSVDGPQHLHDAHRVNKAGRGTHAQVIRGWEFLRKHGVETNILCTVNSANGDHGAEVYRYFRDVLGATFLQFIPIVERAGYEAPDGKRLLYLQQGDDVTDRSVGPGQWGRFLSEVFDEWLKADVGRVFVQHFDVMLAARFGQYSLCVHSPECGTALAVEHNGDVYSCDHYVEPGYKLGNVADCGFQQYLQLPEQREFGRSKRTSLTEQCRRCPVRWACHGGCPKDRFATSADGEPGQNYLCEGYYGFFSHAAPTIELMARAVASGRPASDVTG, encoded by the coding sequence GTGATCCCGATCCCGTTCTCCGTCGTCAGCAAACCGACGGGGGCTGCCTGCAACCTCGACTGCACGTACTGCTTCTTCCTGTCCAAGGACCTGCTGTACGACGAGGACAAACGGCAGTGGATGTCGCCGGAGCAACTGGACACCTTCATCCGGGAATTCCTGGGGGGCCAGCCTGACGGCGAGGTCACGCTGGCCTGGCAGGGCGGCGAACCCACTCTGCGGGGCCTCGACTTCTACCGGACGGCCGTCGACCTCACCCGGCGCTACCAGCGCCCGGGCCAGCGGGTACAGCAGTCCATCCAGACCAACGGCACGCTGCTGGACGACGAATGGTGCAGTTTCCTGGCCGAGGAGAACTTCCTGGTAGGTCTGTCCGTCGACGGCCCGCAGCACCTCCACGACGCGCACCGCGTCAACAAGGCCGGTCGCGGCACCCACGCCCAGGTCATCCGCGGATGGGAGTTCCTCCGCAAGCACGGCGTCGAGACCAACATCCTGTGCACGGTGAACTCCGCCAACGGCGACCACGGGGCCGAGGTCTACCGCTACTTCCGCGACGTGCTGGGCGCGACCTTCCTGCAGTTCATCCCCATCGTCGAGCGGGCCGGCTACGAGGCCCCCGACGGCAAGAGGTTGCTGTACCTCCAGCAGGGCGACGACGTCACGGACCGCTCGGTCGGCCCCGGCCAGTGGGGCCGGTTCCTGAGCGAGGTCTTTGACGAGTGGCTCAAGGCCGACGTCGGCAGGGTCTTCGTCCAGCACTTCGACGTGATGCTCGCCGCCCGCTTCGGGCAGTATTCGCTGTGCGTCCACTCCCCTGAGTGCGGCACCGCGCTGGCCGTCGAACACAACGGCGACGTCTACAGCTGCGACCACTACGTCGAGCCGGGTTACAAGCTGGGCAACGTCGCCGACTGCGGGTTCCAGCAGTACCTCCAGCTCCCGGAGCAGCGCGAATTCGGGCGGTCGAAGAGGACCTCGCTGACTGAGCAGTGTCGCCGTTGCCCGGTGCGCTGGGCCTGCCACGGAGGCTGCCCCAAGGACCGCTTCGCCACCTCGGCCGACGGCGAGCCCGGCCAGAACTATCTGTGCGAGGGGTACTACGGCTTCTTCTCCCACGCCGCCCCCACCATCGAACTGATGGCCCGCGCCGTAGCCTCAGGCCGCCCCGCGTCCGACGTCACGGGCTGA
- a CDS encoding M20 family metallopeptidase, whose translation MSLLEELTAAVDGILPDAAALRRAIHAEPYVSGEEGPTRDRLVRAMGWLDWTPVAGTGAWARLGPAGPAVGLRAELDALPVMEATGVEWESRRPGVAHACGHDVHMAALWAVTTAARSLDLPVGLVPVLQPREEVTPPGAGDVVRSGLLDEQEIEAMIGVHLQPQVDRGVVSTGAGAVNAAYDSFEIVVRGRPGHGAYPHVAVDPISALATIIGELQSLPGRIINPTHPTVISVGQIAGGTAHNVIADQASCQGSIRTYSEADRALLHEAVARLASAIAESRGGQATTRFVRGGPALLNDPGLVKRIDPLLRGLGLTVAETPFRSCGSDDFAEYGREAASVMCFIGTGHVDGVGLHHGAFLPGREALQLAAHAFAAGYVAAAALIAA comes from the coding sequence ATGAGCCTGCTCGAGGAGCTGACTGCCGCCGTCGACGGCATACTGCCCGATGCGGCCGCCCTCAGGCGCGCCATCCACGCCGAGCCCTACGTCAGCGGCGAGGAGGGACCCACCCGTGACCGGCTGGTTCGGGCCATGGGCTGGCTCGACTGGACGCCGGTCGCTGGGACAGGAGCCTGGGCCCGGCTGGGCCCGGCCGGCCCCGCCGTCGGGCTGCGCGCCGAGTTGGACGCCCTCCCGGTCATGGAGGCCACCGGCGTGGAGTGGGAATCGCGGCGCCCCGGCGTGGCGCACGCCTGCGGCCACGACGTGCACATGGCGGCGCTCTGGGCAGTGACGACCGCCGCCCGCAGCCTCGACCTGCCTGTCGGCCTCGTGCCCGTGCTGCAGCCGCGCGAGGAGGTGACCCCGCCCGGCGCCGGGGACGTCGTGCGCTCCGGCCTGCTGGACGAGCAGGAGATCGAGGCGATGATCGGTGTGCATCTTCAGCCGCAGGTGGACCGGGGCGTGGTCTCGACGGGGGCCGGCGCCGTCAACGCCGCCTACGACTCCTTCGAGATCGTGGTGCGGGGCCGCCCCGGGCACGGCGCGTACCCCCATGTCGCCGTGGACCCCATCAGCGCGCTGGCCACCATCATCGGCGAACTCCAGAGCCTACCCGGACGCATCATCAATCCCACGCACCCCACCGTGATCTCGGTGGGCCAGATCGCGGGCGGCACCGCGCACAACGTCATCGCGGACCAGGCCAGCTGCCAGGGCTCCATCCGCACCTATTCGGAGGCGGACCGCGCGCTGCTGCACGAGGCCGTGGCACGGCTGGCGTCGGCGATCGCGGAATCGCGCGGTGGGCAGGCGACGACGCGCTTCGTGCGGGGCGGCCCGGCGCTGCTCAACGACCCCGGGCTGGTGAAACGCATCGATCCGCTGCTGCGCGGCCTGGGGCTGACGGTCGCGGAGACGCCGTTCAGATCCTGCGGCTCGGACGACTTCGCGGAGTACGGCCGCGAGGCCGCCTCCGTCATGTGCTTCATCGGCACCGGCCACGTGGACGGCGTCGGCCTCCACCACGGGGCGTTCCTGCCGGGGCGCGAGGCACTGCAGTTGGCCGCGCACGCGTTCGCGGCCGGCTACGTCGCGGCCGCCGCCCTGATCGCGGCGTGA
- a CDS encoding peptidoglycan-binding protein: MKRWLKLAAVAVVLAVVAVPMLQRQQEAAGSTASDFIAKLVKDAQQTEREFGIPTSVTIGMAALETGWGRSSMTGQVTADGLVYSVNTLFNIKCTSTVSPYQTGCVPIRTAEYRSDGTKYYIVDEFRTYASWLDSTRDFARLLTTLTRYAPAFQYVDYPDQFVTEVRKGGYATDPKYSELVIGIMRSNNLYQYNLRGQGPGYPEGMDPDGPTPPVTAVDPYTMFPQLLVGSRGDAVRSLQRLLNTLEAGIGVDGIYGSQTTAAVSAFQRAQKLTVTGKMDDATWQALLPELASGAKGEGVRVLQTQLQLKGGSVAVTGTFDAATDKALRSFQQLHRIEGSGHSGYATWARLLG; the protein is encoded by the coding sequence ATGAAACGATGGCTCAAGCTGGCGGCGGTGGCAGTGGTGCTCGCCGTCGTGGCCGTCCCGATGCTCCAGCGGCAGCAGGAAGCGGCGGGCAGCACGGCCAGCGACTTCATCGCGAAGCTGGTCAAGGACGCCCAGCAGACCGAACGTGAATTCGGTATCCCCACCTCCGTGACGATCGGCATGGCAGCCCTGGAGACGGGCTGGGGCCGCTCGTCGATGACCGGGCAGGTCACCGCCGACGGCCTGGTGTACAGCGTCAACACCCTGTTCAACATCAAGTGCACGTCTACGGTGTCGCCGTACCAGACCGGTTGCGTGCCCATCCGCACCGCGGAATACCGCTCCGACGGCACCAAGTACTACATCGTCGACGAGTTCCGCACCTATGCGAGCTGGCTCGACTCGACGCGTGACTTCGCCCGCCTGCTGACGACGCTGACGCGCTACGCGCCGGCCTTCCAGTACGTCGACTACCCGGACCAGTTCGTCACCGAGGTCCGCAAGGGCGGCTACGCCACAGACCCGAAGTACTCGGAACTGGTCATCGGCATCATGCGCTCGAACAACCTGTACCAGTACAACCTGCGTGGCCAGGGCCCCGGCTACCCGGAGGGCATGGACCCCGACGGCCCCACGCCGCCGGTCACCGCCGTGGACCCGTACACGATGTTCCCCCAACTTCTCGTCGGCAGCCGCGGCGACGCCGTGCGCTCGCTGCAGCGGCTGCTCAACACGCTCGAGGCCGGCATCGGTGTCGATGGCATCTACGGCTCGCAGACGACGGCCGCCGTCAGCGCGTTCCAGCGGGCCCAGAAGCTCACCGTGACCGGCAAGATGGACGACGCCACGTGGCAGGCGCTGCTGCCCGAGCTCGCATCCGGGGCGAAGGGGGAGGGCGTCCGCGTCCTCCAGACCCAGCTGCAGCTCAAGGGCGGCAGCGTCGCCGTCACGGGCACCTTCGACGCCGCCACGGACAAGGCGCTGCGCTCCTTCCAGCAGCTGCACCGCATCGAGGGCAGCGGCCACTCGGGCTACGCCACGTGGGCCCGCCTCCTCGGCTGA
- a CDS encoding UDP-N-acetylmuramate dehydrogenase, with protein MDTHAPPIPDSPLLARHTTLRVGGPAQRFLVARTERELIDIVTDCDHRDEPVLVLGGGSNLLVSDAGFPGTVVRVGTTGITADVSDCGGAAVRVAAGENWDTFVAHAVANDWSGIEMLSGIPGSVGATPIQNVGAYGSDVAETITSVRTWDRKERAQRTFPLTDCGFGYRTSRFKREPGRYLVLEVGFQFRLGSLGAPIRYAELAGRLDTAPGGRVDATRVRETVLAIRRSKGMVLDEADHDSWSAGSFFTNPVLGEDEAAALPPEAPRFPDADGRVKTSAAWLIQHAGFAKGHGDGQARLSGKHVLALTNRGSATAADLVALAAEVRDGVAERFGIRLVPEVNLVGTALPDLK; from the coding sequence ATCGACACCCACGCCCCGCCCATCCCGGATTCCCCGCTGCTGGCCCGCCACACGACGCTGCGCGTCGGTGGCCCGGCCCAGCGGTTCCTCGTGGCCCGCACCGAACGCGAACTCATTGACATCGTGACGGACTGCGACCACCGTGATGAGCCGGTCCTTGTCCTCGGCGGCGGCTCCAACCTGCTCGTCAGCGACGCCGGCTTCCCCGGCACCGTCGTGCGGGTGGGCACCACCGGCATCACCGCCGACGTCTCAGACTGCGGGGGAGCGGCGGTCCGCGTCGCGGCGGGCGAGAACTGGGACACCTTCGTGGCCCACGCCGTCGCCAACGACTGGAGCGGCATCGAGATGCTGTCCGGCATCCCCGGCAGCGTGGGCGCCACCCCCATCCAGAACGTCGGCGCCTACGGCTCCGACGTCGCGGAGACCATCACCTCCGTGCGCACCTGGGACAGGAAGGAACGCGCGCAGCGCACCTTCCCCCTCACGGACTGCGGCTTCGGCTACCGCACCTCCCGCTTCAAGCGTGAGCCCGGCCGCTACCTTGTCCTGGAGGTGGGGTTCCAGTTCCGGTTGGGCTCGCTCGGGGCACCCATCCGCTACGCGGAGCTCGCGGGCCGCCTCGACACCGCGCCGGGCGGTCGCGTCGACGCCACCCGCGTCCGCGAGACCGTACTGGCAATCCGCCGCTCCAAGGGCATGGTGCTCGACGAGGCGGATCACGATTCCTGGAGCGCGGGCTCCTTCTTCACCAACCCCGTCCTCGGCGAGGACGAAGCGGCGGCGCTGCCTCCTGAGGCCCCGCGGTTCCCGGACGCGGACGGCCGGGTCAAGACCAGCGCTGCGTGGCTGATCCAGCACGCCGGCTTCGCGAAGGGCCATGGCGACGGCCAGGCCAGGCTCTCAGGCAAACACGTGCTGGCGCTGACGAACCGTGGCTCGGCCACCGCCGCAGACCTGGTGGCGCTCGCGGCCGAGGTCCGCGACGGCGTGGCGGAGCGTTTCGGGATCCGTCTGGTGCCGGAGGTCAACCTCGTGGGAACGGCGTTGCCCGACCTCAAGTGA
- a CDS encoding MaoC/PaaZ C-terminal domain-containing protein, producing MSEVTVGTELPELRVGVSRSTVVRYSGASTDFNEIHFSDRHARAIGLPGVVAHGMWTMGAGLKIVTDWVGDPARVLSYFVRFTRPVVVPDTDEGTEVVYAAKVTEVADGVAKLAITATCADDAVLGAARAEVRLD from the coding sequence ATGAGTGAGGTCACCGTCGGCACCGAGCTGCCCGAACTCAGGGTCGGGGTCTCCCGCTCCACCGTGGTGCGCTACTCAGGCGCCTCCACGGATTTCAACGAGATCCACTTCTCCGACCGCCATGCGCGGGCCATCGGGCTGCCGGGCGTCGTCGCCCACGGCATGTGGACCATGGGCGCCGGCCTGAAGATCGTCACGGACTGGGTGGGGGACCCGGCAAGAGTCCTCAGCTACTTCGTCCGCTTCACCCGTCCGGTCGTCGTCCCGGACACCGACGAGGGCACCGAGGTGGTCTACGCGGCCAAGGTCACCGAGGTGGCAGACGGGGTGGCGAAGCTCGCCATCACCGCCACCTGTGCCGACGACGCGGTGCTGGGCGCCGCGCGCGCCGAGGTGCGTCTTGACTGA
- a CDS encoding MaoC family dehydratase N-terminal domain-containing protein gives MPISAEHVGRRYPAAPPYVVSRAKIAEFASAVRDDNPAYAGEEPIAPPTFAAVIAAQAWGALFGDEELGLALNRTMHTDQSFAFHRPLRPGDAVVAELSIEKVRNRGNLEMITVLVDLTVDGEAVCEARSTLMHTRPREDSDE, from the coding sequence ATGCCGATTTCCGCCGAACACGTGGGCCGCCGTTACCCGGCCGCTCCGCCGTACGTGGTCAGCCGCGCCAAGATCGCCGAATTCGCTTCAGCCGTGCGCGATGACAACCCCGCCTACGCGGGCGAGGAACCCATCGCCCCACCCACCTTCGCCGCGGTCATCGCGGCCCAGGCCTGGGGCGCGTTGTTCGGCGACGAGGAGCTCGGCCTGGCGCTCAACCGCACCATGCACACGGACCAGAGTTTCGCCTTCCACCGCCCGCTGCGCCCCGGTGACGCCGTGGTGGCCGAACTGAGCATCGAGAAGGTGCGTAACCGGGGCAACCTGGAGATGATCACCGTGCTGGTGGACCTCACCGTCGACGGTGAAGCTGTCTGCGAGGCGCGCTCCACCCTGATGCACACGCGCCCCCGGGAGGACAGCGATGAGTGA
- the rpmG gene encoding 50S ribosomal protein L33 has protein sequence MAKKSGDVRPIITLACTECKERNYVTKKNRRNTPDRLELKKFCPRCRTHQAHRETR, from the coding sequence ATGGCTAAGAAGTCCGGGGATGTCCGCCCGATCATCACGCTCGCCTGCACCGAATGCAAGGAGCGCAACTACGTGACGAAGAAGAACCGTCGTAACACGCCGGACCGTCTCGAACTCAAGAAGTTCTGCCCGCGCTGCCGCACCCACCAGGCACACCGCGAAACCCGCTGA
- the deoD gene encoding purine-nucleoside phosphorylase: MATPHIACEPGDIAPLVIMPGDPKRAERIARDHMEDVRLVSDVRGIGAWTGTFDGVPVTAMASGMGVPSLSIYANELYSQFGVERICRVGTCGGISSKVKVKDVIVAVSAHTNSSVATIDVPGVSLSLAASYDMLRGAVDQARGAGRTVHVGSVYTSDFFYSSRMDIIPTLDKLGTLGVEMEAAGLYACAAAHGKEALAVLTVSDHLKDGSGDLTAEERETMFTDSLQAAVAALRA; encoded by the coding sequence ATGGCCACTCCCCACATCGCCTGCGAACCCGGCGACATCGCCCCCCTGGTGATCATGCCCGGTGACCCGAAGCGCGCCGAGCGGATCGCCCGCGACCACATGGAGGACGTCCGGCTGGTCTCCGACGTGCGCGGCATCGGGGCCTGGACCGGAACGTTCGACGGCGTGCCCGTCACCGCCATGGCCTCCGGCATGGGTGTGCCCTCGCTCTCGATCTACGCCAACGAGCTGTACTCGCAGTTCGGGGTGGAGCGCATCTGCCGGGTGGGCACCTGCGGCGGTATCTCGTCGAAGGTGAAGGTGAAGGACGTCATCGTGGCGGTCTCCGCCCACACCAACTCGAGCGTTGCCACCATCGACGTGCCAGGCGTGAGCCTGTCGCTGGCCGCCAGCTACGACATGCTGCGCGGTGCCGTGGACCAGGCCCGGGGCGCCGGCCGGACGGTGCACGTCGGATCGGTCTACACCAGCGACTTCTTCTACTCCTCGCGGATGGACATCATCCCCACGCTCGACAAGCTGGGAACTCTCGGCGTCGAGATGGAGGCGGCCGGCCTGTACGCCTGCGCCGCGGCGCACGGCAAGGAGGCGCTCGCCGTGCTCACAGTGTCGGACCATCTCAAGGACGGCTCGGGGGACCTCACGGCCGAAGAGCGCGAGACCATGTTCACGGACTCGCTGCAGGCCGCCGTCGCGGCGCTGCGCGCCTGA
- a CDS encoding YajQ family cyclic di-GMP-binding protein: MAADSSFDVVSKVDRQEVDNALNQAAKEVGQRFDFKNVEAKIAWSGEAIEMEANSEERVKAILDVFQTKLLRRGVSLKALETGDPRVSGKLWKITATTREGIKQEDAKKVSKLIRDEGPRGVKTQIQGEELRVSSKSRDDLQAVQQLIKEADFDFAVQFVNYR, from the coding sequence ATGGCTGCGGACAGCTCATTCGACGTCGTCAGCAAGGTGGACCGCCAGGAGGTGGACAACGCCCTCAACCAGGCGGCCAAGGAGGTTGGCCAGCGCTTCGACTTCAAGAACGTCGAGGCGAAGATCGCCTGGTCCGGCGAGGCCATCGAGATGGAGGCGAACTCCGAGGAACGGGTCAAGGCCATCCTCGACGTGTTCCAGACCAAGCTGTTGCGGCGCGGCGTCAGCCTCAAGGCGCTGGAGACCGGCGACCCGCGCGTCTCCGGCAAGCTGTGGAAGATCACCGCCACCACCCGCGAGGGCATCAAACAGGAGGACGCCAAGAAGGTCTCCAAGCTCATCCGGGACGAAGGGCCGCGCGGCGTCAAGACCCAGATCCAGGGCGAGGAACTGCGCGTCTCGTCCAAGAGTCGCGACGACCTGCAGGCCGTGCAGCAGCTGATCAAGGAAGCGGACTTCGACTTCGCCGTGCAGTTCGTCAACTACCGCTGA